A stretch of the Aegilops tauschii subsp. strangulata cultivar AL8/78 chromosome 4, Aet v6.0, whole genome shotgun sequence genome encodes the following:
- the LOC109781184 gene encoding uncharacterized protein, whose amino-acid sequence MAAAAATSVRGCGPASASSVGLSPRRAVQRSSFLPALPRRASSVRPLRAAVADAPYRGLELRREGRDEAGLLEAVIGGDGEEVEEVVGEERVEGWMRESIAEIVRHVGEAPFLVHLFSDGREGVTVRREPASAEAWPDVRRRWGPGGQRRPDGIILVEQVAAAAVEDGAEAARQVWGLVVQARGMECAACYVLDTCRVRSPSGFCTHFCLARAQCFGEPLELQLRNAWLNRLSGNHRR is encoded by the coding sequence ATGGCGGCAGCGGCGGCAACCTCCGTGCGGGGGTGCGGcccggcgtcggcgtcgtcggtGGGGCTCTCGCCGCGTCGGGCGGTGCAGCGGTCGTCCTTCCTGCCGGCCCTGCCGCGGCGGGCGTCGTCCGTGCGCCCGCTGCGGGCCGCGGTCGCGGACGCGCCGTACCGGGGGCTGGAGCTCCGGCGGGAGGGGCGGGATGAGGCGGGGCTGCTGGAGGCCGTGATCGggggcgacggcgaggaggtggaGGAAGTGGTCGGGGAGGAGAGGGTGGAGGGGTGGATGCGGGAGTCGATCGCGGAGATCGTGCGGCACGTCGGGGAGGCGCCGTTCCTGGTGCACCTGTTCAGCGACGGGCGGGAGGGCGTCACGGTGCGGCGCGAGCCGGCCTCGGCGGAGGCCTGGCCCGACGTGCGGCGCCGCTGGGGCCCGGGCGGCCAGCGCCGGCCCGACGGCATCATCCTGGTCGAGCAGGTGGCCGCCGCGGCGGTGGAGGACGGTGCCGAGGCGGCGCGCCAGGTGTGGGGCCTGGTGGTGCAGGCCCGCGGGATGGAGTGCGCCGCCTGCTACGTCCTCGACACCTGCCGCGTCCGCTCGCCCTCCGGCTTCTGCACCCACTTCTGCCTCGCCCGCGCGCAGTGCTTCGGCGAGCCCCTCGAGCTCCAGCTCCGCAACGCCTGGCTCAACCGCCTCTCCGGCAACCACCGACGAtag